acaggcaagatggctgccaaggggTCCTGAGGCTgcactgggtgtggggagggcgATGCCATGACCTTTGACCCCACGGGAGCTGAGACCCCCGCAGTCCGGGAGACAGACGTGGTGCCCTCAGCATCATCTACGCACTCCTGCTCTGCCACCATGGCTGGTGCGACGCTGCCTGATGCCTCCCGGCCTGGCTGGCCATGTCCGACTGTCACCGTCACGGTATTGCCACTGGAATAAAAGCCACCAGCATCCAACACCCGGTCTCGGGAGTCATCAGAGCCCTGGGGAGATGCGGTGATGTGATTGCCTGACACTTCCCAGCCCGGCTGGTCATGTCTACCTGTTGCCGTCACAGTTTTGCCATCAGAGTACACCCTGCCGGCATCCAACACCTGGTCCCGGGAGTTATCCATGCCCTGGGATGATGCAGTGATGTAGCTGCCTAacacctcctgccctggctgattgCGACTGCCTGTAGCCATCATGGTGTTGCCATCAGAGTAGAACCCACCAGCATTCAACACTCGGTCCTGGGAGCCATCTGTGTCTTGGGATGACACAGTGACATGCTTGCCTGATGCCTCCCAGCTTGGCTGGTCATGTCCGCCTGTTGCCGTCACTGTGTTGCCACTGGAGTAGAAGCCACCAGTGTCCAACACCCGGTCCCTGGAGTTATCTGTGCCCTGGGGAGATGCGGTGATGTGGTTGCCTGACACCTCCCAGCCTGGTGGGCCACGTCCGAATGTTGCCGTCACGGTGTTGCCATTGGAGTAGACCCCACCGGCATTCAATACCTGGTCCCAGGAGCTATCTACACCCTGGGATGATGCAGTGATGTGGTTGCCTGacacctcccagcctggctgGCCGTGTCTGCCTGTATCCGTCTCAGTGTTGCCACTGGAGTAGAAGCCACCAGAATCCAACACCTGGTCCCGGGAGCTGTCAGAGCCCCGGGATGATGCAGTGACGTGGTTGCCTGatgcctcccagccctgtctgCTTGTTGCTGTCATGGTGTTGCCATTGGAGTAGACCCCACTGTCATTCAATACCCGGTCCCAGGAGCTATCTGCACTCTGGGATGATGCGGTGTCATGGTTGTCTGACACCTCCCGGCCTGGCTGATTCTGTCCACCTGTAGACGTCACAGTATTGTTGTTGGAGTAGAAGCCACCAGCATGCAACACCTGGTcccgggagctgcctgtgccttgcGGTGCCGCGGTAACGTAGTtgcctgcagcctcccaggccGGGTGCCCTTGTTCGTCTGCTGTCCTCGCAGTGCTGTCATCTGAGTAGAACCCGCCAGGCACCAACATCCGGTCCCAGGACCTCTCGGTGCTTGGAGGCAATGTAGCGCCATGTCCGCCCATTGTCGTAGCAGTGCCTGGTCTGGGGCCTGTGTGGTCATTGTCCTCCTGGATGCAGTCGGGCTTGGGGatggggggtagggtgggggtggaggtgcaTGGCATGCAATTGGGGACCCCCGTTggctggggggcagtgctggCGGCAACAAGGACACCCCTGGGCAGGTGGCGGTTGCAGAGGGAGCCGTTGCAGCACAGGACCTGGGTGTCATCCAACTCCTGCACCAGTGCCAACAGCGAGCTCTGGCACATGGCTGGGGTTGCGCAGCCCTTGAAGGTCACCAGGGTCCCACTGGGGGTCCCTGCGGGTAGATGGAGGAGTAGTGAGGACGAGGGAGAGGGTCCCAGATTGGGGCCCAATTCTTatgcccccacccttcccccccccgccatgccAGATCAGGGCCCAACCTTTATGTCTCCCATCAGGCCAGGATTGGGGCCCAGCCCCTTACAGCTCTCCTCCCAGTCCAGGATCAGGACCCATTCCTTAcgcctccccctccctggccaggatcGGGCCTTGGGGCTCACCACGGCGGGTGCGACCCACACCCTCCAGGCAGACAGTGTGGGCTCCGGTGCATTGGACGGTGGCACCAGCGTCAGTGTCCGTGGGGCAGCCAGAGCCATCTTGATCCAGGCAGGACAGGCAGTGCAGCCCGTTGGGGGCCTCGGCCTCCAGATGCAGGTCTAAGAGGTAGGGGGAGGTATATCCCACAAGCCTCCAGGAGCCCCAGGACGgggtccttccctccctccctccctggctgggatcatgtccttctctccctctcttccttgcCCAGGATTGGGCCTTTCTATCCTAGGATTGGGACCTTACACACATAATCACATCCCCCAGCTGCTGTTCCCTGTGGGACCTTTTATCCCAGAATCAGGGCCCCACCGACATAATATCCCCCACTTTCCTGCTCAGTAAGGGCCCTTTTCTCCCAGTGTCAGGGCCTCACAGACACAatcatcccccttccctgcccaggatcaGGACCTCTCCCAAGGATGGGGGCAGTTCCCCTGGATACCTGAGTCCTGGTGGTTGCAGAAGTGGGTGTTGCAGCACTGGGCCCGCAGCGCGCCCGACCCCGTGTCGAAGCCGAGGGCACCgtggtcacagccaggcaggagggcGCAGCCCTTCAGCCGCATGTCCGAGAAGGAGCCTGGGGCGGGGGACGGGAGTCAGGAtaggcccctcccctgccccttgccctacCCCAGGTACCCTAAACCCTGCCTACACGTCCCTTTCAGTgcctagccccatcccctgcacccagctccaccccacagcccccatttcagggccccctgccccctagccccctGCCTACCTCCTaagcccctcccatagcccccttGCTGCCAATCGTCCCACCCCTCCTTACTAGCCCCACCCCTACCTTGTAGCCCCACCCCTACCTTCCTAACCCTGCCCACAAGCCTTCATCCCAGCAATGTGCCCCGCCCCTAACCTttagccctgccccagctccaaagTCCCCCCTTTCCAACCAatcaccccaccccgcccctccTTTGTCAGTCCCGCCTCTACCCTGTAGCCCCACCTCTACCTCCTAACCCTGCCCATTCCAACCAATCgctctgccccctccttcccaacCCCATCCCTTACCCTCTAGCCCTACCCCTCCCTCCTAAGACCCGCCCCCACCCAAtcttcccacccccatgccctcctggcaccacctccctgtctgccccctctctcaagccccgcccccaccccaggccccgccCCACTTACCCAGGACACCACGCAGTGCCAGGTCGAAGCAGCGGTCCTGGGCGCCGGTGCAGCCGAGGAGGGTCCGGGCAGTTGGGGGGCACCCTGGCTCATGGACGCTGCATGAGTGACAGTGCAGTGCATTGGGGgcggctgggggagcagctgtgggcagagggggtggggtcAGTGGAGGCGGGGCTAAAGGGATCTGGGGGCAGGACTAGGATAGGGAAGGCGGGAACCCAAGAGGTAAAgggctggaggtggtggtggctgggctaaagtgggcaggggcagtgcttgGGCAGGGGAGACAGGATTAGGCTGGTGGCGTGCAGCTGTCTGGAGTGAATTAGGCTGGGGGCGGAGGAAAATGGGCTGGGGGCGGGACtcaggcaggggaggtggggttagttgCAGAGTGGCAGGTGCAGTGGTGGGGCTGTTAGGGGTAGGGctaaaggggctgggggagctgagaCCCCCTGGAGGTTGGTGTGGGAGGAGCTGAggcttggagcagggccaggtgtggcctgggggcagggctcacCCAGCAGGACGTCATCATTGCAGTGGTTGTGGGCGCAGTGCTGGGTACGGGTCGCCAGGGCGAAGAGGTGTCCGCGCAGCTCCAGTGCCTCCTCAGGCCTGGCTCCGCCCCGGGCGCAGCCCTTCGTCACCGCCTGGAACTGCATGAAGGCTGCAGGGGCGGAGCCAAGAAAAAGGGGGCGGACTCAGGGCTCcatagccctgccccctgctttccAAACAGGCCCAGGCCCTCCTTTGCCCCCAGCAGGCCCTGTCCccacctgcaggctctgcctcctgcctgtcACCTTAAGACCCCTCCCTACCCAGCACACTGGGACACACCCCGCTTCCAGCTCTGCCCATTTGACAAAGTCCCACCCCCTATCCTGTCCCCCCATAGACCCTGGCTATTACACTAGGCCACTGCTCCTTTCCCTTCATAGACCCCACCCATGACCTTAGGCCCCGCCTCCCGCCCTCATTAGGCCCAaccccatgcacagcccctgtCCATCATGCTAGGCCCCACCCCTATCTACAGCCCCCTCACAACGCCCCTTCCCTTTAGCAGGCCCCGCCAGACCCCCCTAGGCTCCGCCCCCTCAGACTGAGCCTCCTCACTGGGCCCCAATTTAACCCTTCCTCCTGGCCCTCGTGCAAGGGACTCACACACGGCAGCCGTGCGCACAGCTGTGCGACACGCGTCCTCGCCGGGCGCACACATCACCTCGCTCTCTACGTCGCACCCAAACTCGCCGTGGCACTGCTTGCATGTCAGGctccaggctggggggtgggtcaAGGGTCAGAGGTCAAGGGACCCAGGTGTCTGACCTCTTACTCTCACCTGTCTCCCAGGGAGCCCAGGTGTCCAGCCTAGGGGGGCTAGAAGCCTGTCATCCAGGCTCCTAATCCCACTTGTCCCCACCCCAGATGAagccaggcatcctggctcccagccccgccccggCACCCTCCCACAcgccagagaacccaggcgtctgggccaGAGGCGGGGGTGAGGCTGCTTCTTGCCTCTCCCGGTTTCGAGGAAGGGGGGGCAAGGCCCAGGGTTTTACTTGGGGTTGGGtaacaccccctgctccctgccctgcctccaccctggacgcctgggtcctcTCGCACTCCtgacggggaaactgaggctcagacaatcgcgcccccgccccccccggtgGACCCTGTGCACCGTGGTGAGTTGGCCCCAAGTGTCTGGCGTCCCCCCCattctcccccccagcccccactcccctcccagcgAACCCAGCCATCCGAgctcccccacttcttccctcctAGAGAACTCAGGGCTTTCAtccccccattcccacccccatccctccctgtcccaaggaacccaggtgtccaggctcccgcCCTGGAAAACCAAGGTGTCCCGGCCCCCACCTCCATTACATGCCATcccactgccacaggagggagagcgagcccaggcatctgggtttcTAAGccccttctgctcccccccaaccccccgccagagaacccaggtgtccaggcgcGCCCTACCTGGCACCATCAGGGCACCCAGCAGCGCCAggcccaggatcagggccctcaGGGTACCCCCCATCTCGTCTCTGCCGAaggctgcccagggctgcctgagCCTCGATAAATACCCTGGCCAGGGCCGCCCCACCCctgcgggaggggagggggtgatggGGGCAATTAGCCTGGCATACGAGTGGGGGCGGGAAtgcagccaggggtggggaacccaggtgtccgagccccacccagccccgctcACCTGCTACGAGCCCtggaccctgctcccctcccagagccaaaaagagcccaggcatctgggatcCCCCTGACTCCCCCCTCAGACAACCCAGGTCTctgggcttcccccccaccccatcctgacctcccagaccctgcccccccaaacccaggtgcctgggcttccccccaacccccaggcccctccctcccgacccaggtgtctgggctcccagctgcaagtaGTGATGGGGAGCAGTGGTACATGGTGCAAGGCTCTTTGGGAGGGGAGGTTTCTGGGGGGTGAGCCCAGAGACCTGGGTTctgcggggtgggaggggtggacaCCTGGACTgtctgtggtgggagggggaggtctGGTGGCGGGgagctgggagcccggacgcctgggtgttcccagctcccagctgggatggaggctccatgcagggcagggcagggcgcccagatgcctgggttccccagcTTTCCCAGGGCCCGGCACGTGGGGGTGCGAGGTGTGCACTGGGTGCGTCCTGCCACACACGCACAAACACCCGGCTCTGTCATGTGGGCACCCATGGCCACCGGGACACTTGGGTTCCCTGCAGGTCACGAGTGGTGGGGGCAAGAGCGGGGCAGCCCGGAGGCATGGGCTccctgggggggaagtggggtctAGGGGAGTGAGGAGCTCGGGCGTCTgggttccctccagctctggggggagcgggggcaggggtgctgggtTCCCTCCCCCTGGTGCAGAGGGAACGGGGTAGATAGGCCTGCCCATAAGGAAAAGCAAGGCCAATATTTGGATGGAAAAAGCTCGTTTTTTATGCCCTAAAAAAGCACTGTTTTGGGTCAACCCAGTCAAAAATAccctggcaggggcagctgtgacagcaaataccctcccccccccccccccccccccccccccggtaggaAGGAAACAGGGGCAAATAAACAGCCAATTATTCATTTCCTGGCCCAGGTCCCAGAGGAAACAACAGCCATTAGCCTAATGAGGGAGCAGGACAttctgggaaggaggaggaccaTGAGGGGAAATGGGGGGTTGTGTGGGGAAAAGTCAGTTTTCTGAGGGGAACAATAGGCCAATGATGGGAACGAGAGTGAGATGTGGAGGGACAAAGGGGGTTCATGTTGGGAAAACTGGGGTTTTTTTAGGGGAAAAATAGGCAAATGATGAAAACAAAAGAGGTTTGGTGGGGAAGTGAGGGGAAATGGGGGTTCAGTGTTGGGAAAATTTAGTTTTTTGAGGGAAAAATAGGTGAATGATGGAAAGGAGTGAGATTTTGGTGGAGAGTGGCGGGAAAGTGGGGTTTAGTGCTAGAAAAGTTCAATTTTCGGAGAGAAATATAGGTGAACAATTGCGGGGGAAAGTGAGatttttggtggaaaaaaagcaagattttggtggaaaagagaagaaatggGGTGTGTGTTAGGAAAAGTGGAATTTTTGAAGGGGGGAATAAGTGAATGGGGGAAAAGGGAGGTTTTGATGTAAAAttgagggggaaggggtataATGTTATTGAAAGTGGAAGTTTTGAGGGGGACGATGGAAAAGAGCAAGATTTTGGTGGAGGATTCAGGGAAAATGTGGTTCGGTGTAGGGAAAAGTGGGATTTTTGAGGGGAATAGTAGGTAAACGATGAAAAGGAGTGAGATTCTGGTGGGAGACTGAGTGAAATGGGGCTTTGTGTTAGGAAACATGGATTTATGAGAGGAGAAAACAGGTGGGTGATGATAAAAGAGTGAGATTTGGgtggaaaaaaggagaaaggggtTTAGCATTAGGAACAGTGAAATTTTGAGGGGAAACGTAGGTAAATGATGAAAAAAGTGATATTTTGGTGAAATGGAAATGGGGTTCAGTGtagaaaaaaagtgaatttcttGAGGGGAAAGTAGGTGAATGATGGAAAGGACTGAAAGTATGGTGCAAAATTGAGGGAAAGTGGCGTTTAATGTTAATAAAAGTGGATTTTGGAGAGGAAAAACCAGGTGAGTGATGGTAAAAAGTGAGAagaaagagggggagaggggtttaGTGTTAGGAAAAGTGaatttttggaggggaaaaatagGTGAATGGGGGAAAAGACTGAGATTGAGGGAAAATGGGGTTTAGTAGGGAGGGTTTCACACTTGTGAAAAAAACGATTTGGAGACATGAAGAAACGGAAAAATTGTTTTTGAGAAAAATCCAATATAAAAATCAgttttcagttattttaaaaGACCCTTTTTcaccagggggcaaaaaaaagaaagaaagttatTTAAAAGTTTTCCTTTGACCTACATGGATGCCAGACACCAACGCTGAAACGTTAATTTTCAAGATGCTTGATTATTATAATTACATTGCTATAATTATCAAGGTCATTGCCGTGGGCAGTCCCTAGCAGCATAACACCAGCCAAACCCAGGGGCTTAGTTACACGTGAGAACGGAAAACAAATCGTCCGTAAAAGCCTCTTCGTTTCGAGAGTTTTTCCCCTGAAAAACAACAAATTTCTATTAAACCCCTGCAAAATCAATGTTCTAGTGGGAAGAAATTGATAAAAAtaggggggaaaggaaaagaaaactaatTTCTATGATAACCCCCCCAAAATGATGTTCTTGTGGGGAATAAAATGATACAACCAGGaggagaaataaaagaaaaagaatttctactaaccccctgcccccagttacGTTCTCATGGGGAAAAATGGATAAAATCAAGAGAAGAAAGGGCTCCCCCCAAAAACAATGTCCTTGTGGGAAAAAATAGAtacagggaggaaaaagaaaatcaaaagaaTTTCTATTTaacaccccacagcccctccccttcccctcacccatgtttttgcaggggaaaaaatgtataaaagcagaaggaaaagaaaaaaaaattatattaaccccctccccccccgtcaaaaaaaatgttattcttgtgggaaaatatttatatttatttatatttaaaaaaactaggAAATGATGCTCTTGTGGGAAAAAATGGATAAAAACACTGTTCTTTCTCCTGTTTTTAGCCATTTTCCCCCCACAAGAACatcattttctctgtttttttaaatagaaattctcttccttttctttcttcttgtgTTTTTATCCATTTCTTTCCCACAGGAACATCATTTTCTGGCTTTTTAACAGAAACTATTGTCCTTTTGTTTCTACTCCTGTTCTTAGCCATTTTTCGCACAAGAACATTGCTTTTGGGGGTTTCTAGAATGTATATAACACATCCTTCAAAACGATGTTCTTGTGGGGGAACaggtgcgtgtgcatgtgtgtgtgtgtgtgtgtcgggggggggttAATAGAAAttctggaggaaaaagaaaaaaaatgtatataaaaaaacTCCAAATATGAAGTTCTCTTGGGACAAAAACagtaggaaaatgaaaaaaaaaaagcttacagaATAATTTTCAATGAGGTTTTGTGACTCTTGACTGTAAAACTTTCATttagcaggtgggggggggaggtggaaataACTAGCATGGGCCACCAGAAGTTAAAATAATTGGCATTGGGGGGGGGAGCATTTTTTTACAAAATTAACTGTTAGCCCTCCCAAGAGAAAAAGTTCTCTGTGGTTGAAGCTTTCTGAAGTAGGAAATGAGGTCATTCTTGTGGATTCAGAGAGAAAATATAGATTGCTGAGAGGATAATATGGATTATTCAGATGTAAATATAGATTATTTAGATTATTCAAAGGGAAAATGTAGATTATTCAGAGGGAAATATAGATGATTCAGACAGAAATATAGAGTATATAGATAATTAAGAGGCAATTATAGATTATATAGATGATTCAAAGGTAATTATTGACTACATAGCTGACTCAGAGGGGAATATAGATTATTCAGAAGAAAATATAGGTTATATGGATTATTCAGAGTGGAATTTAGATTATATAGATCACTCAGAGGGGAATATAGATGATTCAGATGGAAATATAGACTATATAGATAATTAAGAGGGAAAATTCAGATAGTTCAGAGGGAAACATAGATTATATAAATTATCCAGAGGGAAAATATAGATTATTCAGCGGAAAAAATATAGATTATTTGGAGGGAAATATTGATTAATCAGAAAATATAGAATATTCAGAGGAATTCCAGATTATTCAGAGGAATAACACAATTTATGCACAAAGggttttatttaaattgaaacaaaacctAGGTTTATAAATGGAAATTCTGCTTCATTAATGTGCCCGCCTCCATCCCACCCCCTAAAACGTGATTTATGAATGAACCATGACCCATTTATTGATTGAACTAAAAATCCCAGGAAAACCCCAGTACAACGGAGTTCAGAGCTGCAAATTGATTAAACTAAACTCATGcatttaaaatcaaatttaaaaaatcaaatttaaaaaatcaaatcaagTCAAAGtgatgtgtacaagtgccctaagaGGTGAAATCAGGTGAAACGAACCTGAAACATCAACTAGTATATCTGGGGGAAAATCAGTTCATTTCAGGCCAGGAAAGTCATCCACTGGGTTTATAAAGAGGTCAGACCAAAGTGGTGGGTGGACGGAGGGGACGGGGGGGTGGGGATAACCCCACATTTAtgtaaaaaaatgcagattttgttCAAATAAAACCTGCCAacctagaaggaaaaaaatattataattagCTTTTCATGGGAACTCTGTGATCATCTTTTCCAGCCCGTTTGCTTCATTCAGCACTTTTTTTTAGCTGTGTCAGGTCCACAGTCCACAACTAAAAGCTGCTGATTTtatggggaaaaggaaaaaaaaggtcaAATTTGGCAAAAAGAGGTCAAAATTCAAATCCTCTGCAGAGACAGGGGGTGGGACTAAGTCAAGAAAAATAACCAGTGAAATAACCAGTGAAACCAGTGGAATAACTGGAAAAATAGCCAGTGAAAATTAGAGGCCctgggattgtggggtggggggagccctgaATTGGTAGAAAAAAGTAGAATTTTGGTAAGATGAGTGGAGTTTTTAGGCCTGCTTTGGGAAGGGAGCCCAGagacctgggttctctccctgccctgggaagggccTAGGGGATtcctggaagagccccccactCCAACCCCAAGTAGGCTGAGACCTCACACAACTCACCTCCACACCAGGCAGGAGGTCTGTGGAAGTCACCCCAACCATGACCTCCCCACCAACCTCGGGGGCTGCTCTAGCTTCTTCccccaggactcctgggctctctggatctgcccctccGCAGCGGAGCCAggaaccccctccctgcccatcaccaAGGACTCCTGGGTTTCTGGCTCAGACagaggagagaacccaggtgtccaagcccccctgctctgaTCTATCTGACCCATTTCCCTTCCCAGAgcgggggaagggtgggggggcggACCTTGCCACCTGAGACCtactgccggtgcccctcactcctgacccgcagcccaaGGTGATCACAAGCCGGACTCCCTCGAGTTCCTAGCTGGtgctgccccagaggtgggggaggggccgggcaAAGAAAGACGCAAGGGCTTCTGGTTAAAGGACT
This sequence is a window from Alligator mississippiensis isolate rAllMis1 chromosome 15, rAllMis1, whole genome shotgun sequence. Protein-coding genes within it:
- the LOC102564320 gene encoding uncharacterized protein LOC102564320, producing MGGTLRALILGLALLGALMVPAWSLTCKQCHGEFGCDVESEVMCAPGEDACRTAVRTAAVSFMQFQAVTKGCARGGARPEEALELRGHLFALATRTQHCAHNHCNDDVLLAAPPAAPNALHCHSCSVHEPGCPPTARTLLGCTGAQDRCFDLALRGVLGSFSDMRLKGCALLPGCDHGALGFDTGSGALRAQCCNTHFCNHQDSDLHLEAEAPNGLHCLSCLDQDGSGCPTDTDAGATVQCTGAHTVCLEGVGRTRRGTPSGTLVTFKGCATPAMCQSSLLALVQELDDTQVLCCNGSLCNRHLPRGVLVAASTAPQPTGVPNCMPCTSTPTLPPIPKPDCIQEDNDHTGPRPGTATTMGGHGATLPPSTERSWDRMLVPGGFYSDDSTARTADEQGHPAWEAAGNYVTAAPQGTGSSRDQVLHAGGFYSNNNTVTSTGGQNQPGREVSDNHDTASSQSADSSWDRVLNDSGVYSNGNTMTATSRQGWEASGNHVTASSRGSDSSRDQVLDSGGFYSSGNTETDTGRHGQPGWEVSGNHITASSQGVDSSWDQVLNAGGVYSNGNTVTATFGRGPPGWEVSGNHITASPQGTDNSRDRVLDTGGFYSSGNTVTATGGHDQPSWEASGKHVTVSSQDTDGSQDRVLNAGGFYSDGNTMMATGSRNQPGQEVLGSYITASSQGMDNSRDQVLDAGRVYSDGKTVTATGRHDQPGWEVSGNHITASPQGSDDSRDRVLDAGGFYSSGNTVTVTVGHGQPGREASGSVAPAMVAEQECVDDAEGTTSVSRTAGVSAPVGSKVMASPSPHPVQPQDPLAAILPVPYLFPRQMEGGASEAEGRAMVTPGTRRPCRRRPPGKGHMVAREAGGARDSASSSTHMFPINIHNITAATSFPGQSRPGLPERGRNETWAKEPGLGKPNPPLPSGGPGPTPGLCLLGLTALLGALLC